From one Streptomyces sp. ICC1 genomic stretch:
- a CDS encoding cation diffusion facilitator family transporter gives MSSSGANEEESVGTVIVAVVTNLGIAAAKAVGGVISGSSAMLSEAAHSVADTVTEVMLLASLKRSAKPADEAHPLGYGPERYIWALLASIATFVGGAVFAIYDGIHTLVHGEDPGNPTVSYVILAVAALLEGYSLLVAWRQVKGEAERMRAPLGLYVKHTPDTAVKAVLLENVAALIGLALAAGGLLGAQLTGSGAYDGVASLLIGLLLVWVAWELGRSNARYLIGRPLPAAMRAEVREELLSVPHIEAVLELTTLVQGPAEVLIAAKIDFHDLASAAQVEAACEVAEAQLRERFPAVRRVYLDPTPTPTPPPAGPAGV, from the coding sequence ATGTCCAGCAGTGGCGCGAACGAAGAAGAGAGCGTCGGCACGGTCATCGTGGCCGTGGTCACGAACCTCGGCATCGCCGCCGCCAAGGCGGTCGGCGGGGTCATCAGCGGATCGAGCGCGATGCTCTCCGAGGCCGCGCACTCGGTGGCCGACACCGTCACCGAGGTGATGCTGCTGGCCTCCCTCAAGCGCAGCGCGAAGCCGGCCGACGAGGCGCACCCGCTGGGCTACGGGCCCGAGCGGTACATCTGGGCGCTGCTGGCCTCGATCGCCACCTTCGTCGGGGGCGCGGTGTTCGCGATCTACGACGGCATCCACACGCTGGTCCACGGGGAGGACCCGGGGAACCCGACGGTGTCCTACGTGATCCTCGCCGTCGCCGCCCTGCTGGAGGGCTACTCGCTGCTGGTCGCCTGGCGGCAGGTCAAGGGCGAGGCCGAGCGGATGCGGGCGCCGCTGGGACTGTACGTGAAACACACCCCGGACACGGCGGTGAAGGCCGTCCTGCTGGAGAACGTGGCCGCGCTGATCGGCCTGGCGCTGGCGGCGGGCGGCCTGCTGGGCGCCCAGCTCACCGGGTCGGGCGCGTACGACGGGGTGGCCTCGCTGCTGATCGGGCTGCTGCTGGTGTGGGTGGCGTGGGAGCTGGGCCGCTCGAACGCGCGGTACCTGATCGGGCGGCCGCTGCCGGCCGCGATGCGGGCGGAGGTACGGGAGGAGCTCCTGTCGGTGCCGCACATCGAGGCGGTGCTGGAGCTGACCACGCTGGTGCAGGGGCCGGCGGAGGTGCTGATCGCGGCGAAGATCGACTTCCACGACCTGGCGTCCGCCGCGCAGGTGGAGGCGGCGTGCGAGGTCGCCGAGGCGCAGCTCCGGGAGCGCTTCCCGGCGGTCCGCCGGGTCTACCTGGACCCGACGCCGACGCCCACGCCGCCGCCGGCCGGCCCCGCCGGCGTGTGA
- a CDS encoding TetR/AcrR family transcriptional regulator — translation MSTRAAAPTRREQILSEAARLFAARGFHGVGVDEIGAAVGISGPGLYRHFAGKDAMLAELLVGISERLLTGGRRRTEEAAGDPSGVLASLIEGHIDFALDDRALITLHDRELDRLREADRKLVRQLQRQYVELWVDVVRELHPEVGEAEVRVCVHAVFGLLNSTPHLAALGRDATESLLRRLANGAFGALSG, via the coding sequence ATGAGCACCAGAGCGGCCGCCCCGACCCGTCGCGAGCAGATCCTCAGCGAGGCTGCCCGCCTCTTCGCCGCGCGCGGCTTCCACGGCGTCGGCGTGGACGAGATAGGGGCCGCCGTGGGCATCAGCGGCCCCGGCCTGTACCGGCACTTCGCGGGCAAGGACGCCATGCTCGCCGAACTGCTCGTCGGCATCAGCGAACGGCTGCTGACCGGCGGCCGCCGGCGTACGGAGGAGGCCGCCGGCGACCCGTCCGGCGTACTGGCCTCCCTCATCGAGGGCCACATCGACTTCGCGCTCGACGACCGGGCGCTGATCACCCTCCACGACCGGGAGCTCGACCGGCTGCGCGAGGCCGACCGCAAGCTCGTACGGCAGCTCCAGCGGCAGTACGTGGAGCTGTGGGTCGACGTCGTACGGGAACTGCACCCCGAGGTGGGCGAGGCGGAGGTGCGCGTCTGCGTCCACGCGGTCTTCGGCCTGCTGAACTCCACCCCGCACCTGGCCGCCCTGGGCCGGGACGCGACGGAGTCGCTGCTGCGCAGGCTCGCGAACGGGGCGTTCGGGGCGCTGTCGGGATGA
- a CDS encoding biotin carboxylase N-terminal domain-containing protein, whose product MFSTVLVANRGEIAVRVIRTLRELGIRSVAVFSDADADARHVREADTAVRIGPAAAAESYLSVERLLDAARRTGAEAVHPGYGFLAENAAFAAACAQAGLAFIGPPASAISLMGDKIRAKETVKAAGVPVVPGSSGSGLSDAELVAAAEKIGMPVLLKPSAGGGGKGMRLVREPGLLGEEIAAARREARSSFGDDTLLVERWVDRPRHIEIQVLADAHGNVVHLGERECSLQRRHQKVIEEAPSVLLTPELRESMGAAAVEAARSCGYVGAGTVEFIVPGSDPSSYYFMEMNTRLQVEHPVTELVTGLDLVEQQLRVAAGAELGFDQSEVRLTGHAIEARVCAEDPARGFLPSGGRVLALSEPSGGSVRTDSGLTAGVDTGSTYDPMLSKVIAYGPDRASALRLLRGALADTVILGVQTNTGFLRRLLAHPDVVSGDLDTGLVERDLAELLPDGIPDEVYAAAALLAGASFPHPSPPPNPGSRPAPPPPNAHRPQRGGIPAYPPTFPPPLWAPPRSRPTFPPPRQGTRRAPPQRPGM is encoded by the coding sequence ATGTTCAGCACTGTTCTGGTCGCCAACCGGGGCGAGATCGCGGTCCGGGTCATCCGCACCCTGCGAGAGCTCGGCATCCGCTCCGTCGCCGTCTTCAGCGACGCGGACGCGGACGCCCGGCACGTACGCGAGGCCGACACGGCCGTACGGATCGGCCCGGCGGCCGCGGCCGAGAGCTACCTGTCCGTGGAGCGGCTCCTGGACGCCGCCCGGCGCACGGGCGCCGAGGCCGTCCACCCCGGCTACGGCTTCCTCGCGGAGAACGCGGCCTTCGCCGCCGCGTGCGCGCAGGCGGGCCTGGCCTTCATCGGGCCGCCGGCTTCCGCGATCTCCCTGATGGGCGACAAGATCCGCGCGAAGGAGACGGTGAAGGCGGCGGGCGTGCCCGTGGTCCCCGGCTCATCGGGCAGCGGGCTGTCGGACGCCGAACTGGTCGCCGCGGCCGAGAAGATCGGCATGCCGGTGCTGCTGAAGCCCTCGGCGGGCGGCGGCGGCAAGGGCATGCGGCTGGTCCGGGAGCCCGGGCTGCTGGGCGAGGAGATCGCGGCGGCACGGCGCGAGGCGCGCTCCTCCTTCGGGGACGACACGCTGCTCGTGGAGCGCTGGGTGGACCGGCCCCGGCACATCGAGATCCAGGTGCTGGCGGACGCCCACGGGAACGTGGTGCACCTCGGCGAGCGCGAGTGCTCGCTCCAGCGGCGCCACCAGAAGGTGATCGAGGAGGCCCCCTCGGTCCTGCTGACGCCGGAGCTGCGGGAGTCGATGGGCGCGGCGGCCGTGGAGGCGGCGCGCTCGTGCGGCTACGTCGGCGCGGGCACGGTGGAGTTCATCGTGCCGGGCTCCGACCCGTCCTCGTACTACTTCATGGAGATGAACACCCGCCTCCAGGTCGAGCACCCGGTGACGGAGCTGGTCACCGGGCTGGACCTGGTCGAGCAGCAGCTGCGGGTGGCGGCGGGCGCGGAGCTGGGCTTCGACCAGTCGGAGGTCCGGCTGACGGGCCACGCGATCGAGGCCCGCGTCTGCGCGGAAGATCCGGCGCGGGGGTTCCTGCCCTCCGGGGGCAGGGTGCTGGCCCTGTCCGAGCCCTCGGGCGGCTCCGTCCGTACGGACTCCGGGCTGACGGCAGGCGTCGACACCGGGTCCACGTACGACCCGATGCTTTCGAAGGTCATCGCCTACGGTCCCGACCGGGCCAGTGCGCTGCGCTTGCTGCGGGGGGCTCTGGCGGACACGGTGATCCTGGGGGTCCAGACCAACACGGGCTTCCTGCGCCGCCTGCTGGCCCACCCGGACGTGGTGTCCGGGGACCTGGACACGGGCCTGGTCGAGCGGGACCTCGCCGAGCTCCTCCCGGACGGCATCCCGGACGAGGTGTACGCGGCTGCTGCGCTGCTGGCCGGGGCTTCTTTCCCCCACCCCTCCCCCCCCCCAAACCCCGGGTCCCGCCCCGCCCCCCCTCCCCCAAACGCCCACCGGCCCCAAAGGGGGGGGATCCCCGCTTACCCCCCCACCTTCCCGCCCCCCCTGTGGGCGCCCCCCCGCAGCCGCCCCACCTTTCCCCCCCCCCGCCAAGGCACCCGCCGAGCTCCCCCCCAGCGCCCCGGCATGTGA
- a CDS encoding phosphatase, producing the protein MGRMPKPIETPVPSRAELIDHLVRTRIAGDVATPRDNNLSHYRKLANGDRHYWLGLELGDRWSDEQDVLAVMAERCGVVDDAAYRFGQDTIDPELTVAGLDRLAARLRKAALDRQRVLLATGHPGGLLDVHRATADALRAAGCEIVVIPRGLTADEGSVWQFADVAVLERGATLWHTHSPEPMAAILDGLAAHGRPQPDLVVADHGWAGCAAQRGLDAVGYADCNDPALFLAEAEGTLQVAVPLDDHVRDPRFYDPMVAYLLDAAGLLPS; encoded by the coding sequence ATGGGCCGTATGCCGAAGCCGATAGAGACGCCTGTCCCCAGCCGCGCCGAACTCATCGACCACCTGGTCCGGACGCGGATCGCGGGGGACGTGGCGACCCCGCGCGACAACAACCTGTCCCACTACCGCAAGCTCGCCAACGGCGACCGGCACTACTGGCTGGGCCTGGAACTGGGCGACCGCTGGAGCGACGAGCAGGACGTGCTCGCGGTGATGGCGGAGCGCTGCGGGGTCGTGGACGACGCCGCGTACCGCTTCGGCCAGGACACCATCGACCCCGAACTCACCGTGGCCGGCCTGGACCGGCTGGCGGCACGGCTGCGCAAGGCCGCGCTCGACCGGCAGAGGGTGCTGCTGGCCACCGGGCACCCGGGCGGCCTGCTGGACGTCCACCGGGCCACGGCCGACGCGCTGCGCGCGGCGGGCTGCGAGATCGTGGTGATCCCGCGGGGCCTGACGGCGGACGAGGGCTCGGTGTGGCAGTTCGCGGACGTCGCCGTCCTGGAGCGCGGCGCGACGCTGTGGCACACGCACTCCCCGGAGCCGATGGCGGCGATCCTGGACGGCCTGGCCGCGCACGGCCGCCCCCAGCCCGACCTGGTCGTCGCCGACCACGGCTGGGCGGGCTGCGCGGCGCAGCGCGGGCTGGATGCCGTGGGGTACGCGGACTGCAACGATCCGGCGCTGTTCCTGGCGGAGGCCGAGGGCACCCTCCAGGTGGCGGTTCCGCTGGACGACCACGTCCGCGACCCGCGGTTCTACGACCCGATGGTGGCCTACCTCCTGGACGCGGCGGGCCTGCTCCCTTCCTGA
- a CDS encoding carboxyl transferase domain-containing protein, with amino-acid sequence MQQAPVLTSAADPASDAWRANEAAHRELAEGLRARLEAARLGGGEKARARHTARGKLLPRDRVDALLDPGSPFLELAPLAAEGMYGGSAPAAGVIAGIGRVSGRECVIVANDATVKGGTYYPMTVKKHLRAQEVALENRLPCLYLVDSGGAFLPMQDEVFPDRDHFGRIFYNQARMSGAGIPQIAAVLGSCTAGGAYVPAMSDEAVIVRGQGTIFLGGPPLVKAATGEVVTAEELGGGEVHSRTSGVTDHLAEDDAHALRIVRNIVATLPDRGALPWSVEAPEEPKVDPYGLYGAVPVDSRTPYDAREIIARITDGSRFQEFKAEFGQTLVTGFARIHGHPVGIVANNGILFSESAQKGAHFIELCDQRGIPLLFLQNISGFMVGRDYEAGGIAKHGAKMVTAVACTRVPKLTVVVGGSYGAGNYSMCGRAYSPRFLWMWPNAKISVMGGEQAASVLATVKRDQIEGAGQEWPAEDEEAFKAPVRAQYETQGNAYYATARLWDDGVIDPMETRQVLGLALTACANAPLGDRGFGIFRM; translated from the coding sequence ATGCAGCAGGCACCAGTGCTGACGAGCGCCGCCGACCCGGCGTCCGATGCCTGGCGGGCCAACGAGGCCGCCCACCGCGAGCTCGCCGAGGGCCTGCGCGCCCGGCTGGAGGCGGCCCGGCTCGGCGGCGGGGAGAAGGCCCGCGCCCGCCACACCGCCCGCGGAAAGCTGCTCCCGCGCGACCGCGTGGACGCCCTCCTCGACCCCGGGTCCCCCTTCCTGGAGCTGGCCCCGCTGGCCGCCGAGGGGATGTACGGGGGCTCGGCGCCGGCCGCGGGCGTGATCGCCGGCATCGGCCGGGTCAGCGGCCGCGAGTGCGTGATCGTCGCGAACGACGCCACCGTCAAGGGCGGCACGTACTACCCGATGACCGTCAAGAAGCACCTGCGCGCCCAGGAAGTGGCCCTGGAGAATCGTCTCCCCTGCCTCTACCTCGTCGACTCCGGCGGCGCCTTCCTCCCCATGCAGGACGAGGTCTTCCCCGACCGGGACCACTTCGGCCGCATCTTCTACAACCAGGCCCGCATGTCGGGGGCCGGCATCCCGCAGATCGCCGCCGTCCTCGGCTCCTGCACGGCGGGCGGCGCGTACGTCCCCGCGATGAGCGACGAGGCCGTCATCGTGCGCGGTCAGGGCACCATCTTCCTCGGCGGCCCGCCGCTGGTGAAGGCCGCCACCGGAGAGGTCGTCACGGCCGAGGAGCTGGGCGGCGGCGAGGTCCACTCCCGGACCTCCGGCGTCACCGACCACCTCGCGGAGGACGACGCGCACGCGCTGCGGATCGTACGGAACATCGTGGCGACCCTGCCCGACCGCGGGGCCCTGCCCTGGTCGGTGGAGGCGCCCGAGGAACCCAAGGTGGACCCGTACGGGCTCTACGGCGCGGTCCCGGTCGACTCCCGCACCCCCTACGACGCCCGCGAGATCATCGCCCGGATCACGGACGGCTCCCGGTTCCAGGAGTTCAAGGCCGAGTTCGGGCAGACCTTGGTCACCGGCTTCGCCCGGATCCACGGCCACCCGGTCGGGATCGTCGCCAACAACGGCATCCTGTTCTCCGAATCGGCCCAGAAGGGCGCGCACTTCATCGAACTGTGCGACCAGCGCGGCATCCCGCTCCTCTTCCTCCAGAACATCTCCGGCTTCATGGTCGGCCGGGACTACGAGGCCGGCGGCATCGCCAAGCACGGCGCCAAGATGGTCACGGCCGTGGCCTGCACCCGGGTCCCGAAGCTGACGGTCGTGGTCGGCGGCAGCTACGGCGCCGGCAACTACTCCATGTGCGGGCGCGCCTATTCACCGCGCTTCCTGTGGATGTGGCCCAACGCCAAGATCTCCGTGATGGGCGGCGAGCAGGCCGCTTCGGTCCTGGCGACGGTCAAGCGGGACCAGATCGAGGGCGCGGGCCAGGAGTGGCCCGCCGAGGATGAGGAGGCCTTCAAGGCCCCGGTCCGGGCGCAGTACGAGACGCAGGGCAACGCCTACTACGCGACGGCCCGGCTGTGGGACGACGGGGTCATCGACCCGATGGAGACCCGGCAGGTGCTGGGACTGGCCCTGACCGCGTGCGCGAACGCCCCGCTGGGCGATCGCGGCTTCGGCATCTTCCGCATGTGA